In Daphnia pulex isolate KAP4 chromosome 7, ASM2113471v1, one genomic interval encodes:
- the LOC124198858 gene encoding serine/arginine repetitive matrix protein 2-like isoform X2: MPRRLEIRTTILGKKSDERSRRKDANANDLYADEALQLLEEIEQLKSNIQKTDERILGTYTKSPCKAKKKKPEVPARKVVYDVFYPAMDAAGSRVEEEKHGRRRPVRDTVVSHCLNAGGASARAAAMAYSDDDDDVTPSAFATYSVPGRPWIPCTTNFTPAPMASQFTEPSHGPSFWPVAATTTRRTQQQQQQRPNLDDEKVRPTIRHDEPHQRATTVDNQSATGGGSSGDTNREQQPTTGRVSSFKRIYATSRASSTERNAHLVSAGETQITPGGSATASSHDHDPRIEQRQPTAGGNAGGRQDLDGHVGDGGGGGGEDDDDDREDKPVESCLPVSSADGENSGHASMPLNSTADLSNNLGPQWVDGAEVDESFQPVPPEIDSDFGRPAAVGLLEEDSPPEQVPIHLERLDDDIVDLPAVPEEQELTTDPVNNMKAERVRHYDRDEIRQYMQKQKKERKEKATKGSAGYVCQHTRVSPIKRSDLGLPDKPLVQIKRKQQQPKPGPDPTNDKPKPEKIISIPKIVQREKTKKVDKEPEKKKPREQEASREKCVQTEPMLGVRQTTDEATQMTARSEVNDSSTDWLHTVPTSAATGRTAAQLPPPEMMVASSQSTMERIRSTASVSAESSSRSRFLPRAHPASAAADDTKPKPVTNLIQKIEDMEHYIGNLLEAPSFQSLKTPAVHAAHPSAVERPRDVAPSSSYRPSPGPEELPKIRRQVPTKMTSFRPPPPSHLPLHPPAPMSPPASASFSSRTVPDGPTRVAHPPPTPPTRISSVQQQQQQPQPYQLLDTTASTEYHPLPDHLAAFLQLDNRRSRNGSPTVCQRPEVASQSKADPKPSDGRSRYVTEEAAELSSLFQRLSRLPEATAAAGQTQARPKPAQQHRPTGAAGREAEEPQTYFRDFNEILQMDPNPLTERSNSWKRVASRPAAAACRDASGANGFPLPAVAPYNILSALSDELKATMNRIPRGNDNSSDSDFQSRLSVSDISVPDAVAKVATYTTANAQLAQLAQPGVSSSSSPHSSSKNEIQLPKNGSGSRTGVHEAGSRMSNQLESHPGPPPVANPPSNDETDASQIPQELDTTYLTLTPQYTSFEATFSLARPLDSTSITESGLAAHPAESDSNNRSMFSTKLSPIPRAISPLTLNSDSDSSAINTERKQSTSSSDRSERERSIGTENVVNETTSRLVTTPSSRTVQPLQPGSLAEEHAKKSDELLARLRAEIQRDESLYRSIQHVDRLEDSAIKDSSKRFRIQIDSKTRTFFEAQTDALRSIAQDVRGGLAANASVFLQGSQAAMEVDRVQSQTRKTLDSGRQTYSSDFDEPSVRSSPEIPTEMPTESQAGAAASTAQSASQQSPKRSTDFGSDSERSGLDSSALSNVSVLPPKAVDVLLQEEAKQQRLLLKLREKAQVEKTLAELELLQMQKRILRAQGERDKAASIKKRQRGLLLKLQEERARIEALRRQHKKEEQRSKGSSDYQHYDSSSWETDVSAVSNSTVGAGDTSASIVGEASNIDQPADSSSTSTFQQVISEAAHIQPPSSNDEAVDDDAEVSQQLSRSTRSELEGHDSGSALSNLRLRAPLSPRTTADSIRFRTKFRRRHSSGSDDSINLSQNETASDVSDVESRLLALTDQLQRRETEAQRLKTEHRRLSKEKLKAQESALIKQIEVYDRCITDLRSQLDADAETGATANAVLAVRPVIRQPRALIRADEAKSPTSARSESEPKISESESAKSLEVEGSGQTPPSEQKAVEQSSGSSSISTQIQTEADESIGQLSDHESVRGELLVEEGEATMLPVVESAESEKSLSELSTDPSAAQDNQAEISDSGRTDLFNQTMIIKSDVQVREELAEEISRSILDILVEETITLAMRCLLKKKKETEEVDPVSSKTSADVLQRVSALLSTSATEVPKENRSQLYLTTTFDLLSPDDGHSPISHPAGNSFAPPCDLTSAEGRDALESKLNDLRFDNEWIDDDLEVAPVLPDSAPDENRDKVIQEAEALEREQKRIEQEIQRLSSGSVLYLREIPNKPPPPYTPPGQALTWQKIRSPVVAENKQIVPKSKEDVARYCKRFTEFLLDNHSQPDIPIPDELLTVDLQSQSDQPAEWQDNCRAFLSLLADLSRLHLAELSKRSTFLAGQKFVGGRPIRSRMELVKAVESAVLVQMNYQPRLLRESQLARWSQKKRDRVDEILVRELQIEEKFWTDFSSEEVQVKHQTAEAILDLLLDETAFICKRIMQTAK; encoded by the exons ATGCCTCGTCGGTTGGAAATCCGTACCACCATTCTGGGGAAAAAATCAGACGAGAGAAGCAGAAGGAAAGATGCCAATGCTAATGATCTCTATGCAGATGAAGCTCTGCAGCTGCTGGAGGAAATTGAACAGCTCAAATCGAAT ATTCAAAAGACAGATGAAAGGATCCTTGGCACCTACACAAAGTCTCCCTGCaaagccaagaagaaaaagcccgAAGTCCCTGCCAGAAAGGTTGTCTACGATGTCTTCTACCCAGCCATGG ACGCCGCAGGTTCGAGagttgaagaagagaaacacgGCCGACGTCGTCCTGTTCGTGACACGGTCGTTTCCCATTGTTTAAACGCGGGCGGCGCTAGCGCAAGAGCGGCGGCGATGGCGtacagcgacgacgacgacgacgtgacACCCTCGGCATTCGCAACTTATTCCGTGCCGGGAAGGCCGTGGATTCCATGCACGACCAATTTCACACCAGCGCCAATGGCTTCGCAGTTTACGGAACCTTCTCACGGTCCTTCGTTTTGGCCGGTTGCTGCCACCACTACGAGACggacccaacaacaacaacaacaaagaccAAAC TTGGATGATGAGAAGGTCCGGCCAACGATCCGGCACGATGAGCCACATCAACGAGCAACCACCGTCGACAACCAGAGCGCTACAG gtggtggtagcaGCGGTGATACCAACAGGGAACAGCAGCCGACCACTGGACGAGTGAGCAGTTTCAAACGCATTTACGCCACCAGCCGAGCGTCGTCGACGGAGCGCAATGCTCATCTGGTCTCAG CAGGTGAAACTCAAATCACGCCAGGCGGATCGGCCACCGCCAGCAGTCACGACCACGACCCGAGGATTGAGCAGCGACAACCGACCGcag GCGGTAACGCAGGTGGTCGACAGGACTTGGATGGCCACGTCGGTgacggcggtggtggcggcggcgaagatgacgacgacgaccgagAGGACAAGCCAGTCGAGAGCTGCTTGCCCGTCAGCAGCGCCGACGGAGAAAACTCTGGTCACGCTTCGATGCCGCTCAACTCGACAGCAGACTTATcca ATAATCTTGGTCCGCAATGGGTTGATGGAGCGGAAGTGGACGAGTCGTTTCAACCGGTTCCgccag AAATCGATTCAGATTTCGgtcgcccagcagcagtcggGTTGCTGGAAGAGGATTCGCCGCCGGAACAAGTTCCGATTCACTTGGAGAGACTAGACGACGATATCGTCGACCTGCCAGCCGTGCCCGAAGAACAAGAATTGACGACCGACCCGGTCAACAACATGAAGGCGGAACGAGTCCGGCACTACGATCGCGATGAGATTCGCCAATACATGCAGAAACAGAAGAAGGAGCGCAAAGAGAAGGCCACCAAAGGATCGGCCGGATATGTTTGCCAACACACCCGCGTCAGTCCCATCAAACGCTCAGATTTGGGTCTACCGGACAAACCGTTGGTCCAAATCAAAcggaaacagcagcagccgaaacCTGGGCCGGATCCAACAAACGACAAACCCAAACCGGAAAAGATCATTTCCATTCCAAAGATTGTTCAAAgagagaagacgaagaaggtCGATAAAGAAccggagaaaaagaagccaCGGGAGCAGGAGGCCAGCAGGGAAAAGTGCGTTCAAACGGAACCGATGCTGGGCGTGCGACAAACAACCGATGAAGCGACTCAGATGACGGCCCGCAGCGAAGTAAACGACTCCAGCACCGATTGGCTTCACACGGTCCCCACCAGCGCCGCAACGGGCCGGACGGCTGCACAGCTGCCGCCACCCGAGATGATGGTGGCCTCATCGCAGTCCACGATGGAAAGGATCCGCTCGACTGCCAGCGTCTCCGCGGAATCGTCTTCAAGATCGCGATTCCTTCCGCGCGCCCATCCGgcgtcagcagcagctgatGATACCAAACCCAAGCCCGTGACCAATTTGATCCAGAAAATTGAAGATATGGAACATTACATCGGAAATCTTTTAGAAGCTCCTTCATTCCAGTCGCTCAAGACTCCGGCGGTACATGCGGCTCATCCGTCGGCGGTGGAACGGCCAAGGGACGTtgctccatcttcttcttatcgTCCATCACCAGGGCCGGAGGAATTACCAAAGATAAGGAGACAAGTCCCAACCAAGATGACCTCATTCCGTCCTCCGCCTCCTTCCCACCTTCCCCTCCATCCGCCCGCTCCAATGTCACCTCCCGCGTCGGCATCTTTTTCGAGTCGAACGGTTCCGGATGGACCCACACGAGTCGCCCACCCGCCGCCGACGCCCCCGACGCGCATCTCTTcggtacagcagcagcagcagcagccacaaccGTATCAACTGCTGGACACGACCGCCTCCACCGAATACCATCCGCTTCCTGATCACCTGGCCGCATTTCTCCAGTTGGACAACAGGCGATCGCGCAATGGATCACCCACCGTCTGCCAGCGCCCGGAAGTGGCGTCACAATCGAAAGCGGACCCGAAGCCGAGTGACGGGCGTTCCAGATACGTCACGGAAGAGGCTGCCGAGTTGAGCTCTCTTTTCCAGCGACTTTCTCGTCTTCCGGAAGCCACTGCGGCCGCCGGCCAAACCCAAGCGCGACCGAAGCCTGCGCAACAACATCGTCCAACCGGTGCAGCCGGACGGGAGGCGGAAGAACCACAAACCTACTTTCGCGACTTCAACGAAATCCTGCAGATGGATCCCAACCCGTTGACGGAGCGGTCCAACAGCTGGAAGAGAGTTGCCTCACGGCCGGCAGCTGCTGCCTGCCGTGATGCCAGCGGTGCCAACGGTTTCCCCCTTCCGGCGGTGGCGCCGTACAACATTCTCTCGGCCCTTAGCGACGAGCTCAAAGCGACCATGAACCGGATCCCGCGGGGCAACGATAATTCCTCCGACTCGGACTTTCAGTCACGACTCTCCGTTTCTGACATATCTGTGCCGGATGCGGTCGCCAAAGTTGCCACTTACACCACCGCAAACGCCCAGCTCGCCCAGCTCGCCCAGCCTGGCGTCTCCTCCTCATCCTCGCCCCATTCTTCATCGAAAAACGAAATCCAGTTGCCAAAAAACGGGTCAGGTTCTCGAACCGGCGTCCATGAGGCCGGTTCGAGAATGTCCAATCAACTGGAAAGTCATCCGGGACCACCCCCAGTGGCCAATCCGCCATCCAATGACGAGACGGATGCCAGCCAAATCCCGCAAGAACTGGACACCACTTATCTGACGCTGACCCCGCAGTACACCTCGTTCGAAGCGACTTTTTCGCTGGCCAGGCCGCTGGACTCGACAAGTATAACAGAAAGTGGGTTGGCAGCTCATCCGGCGGAAAGCGACTCCAATAATCGCTCCATGTTTTCCACCAAATTGAGTCCCATTCCGCGAGCCATTTCCCCGCTGACTCTCAATTCCGACTCGGACTCGAGCGCCATCAATACGGAACGGAAGCAGTCCACTTCGTCTTCCGATCGCTCCGAACGTGAGCGATCCATCGGAACGGAAAATGTCGTCAACGAAACCACCAGCCGCTTGGTCACGACTCCGTCGTCACGCACTGTCCAGCCTCTGCAGCCGGGAAGTTTGGCGGAAGAACACGCCAAAAAATCGGACGAGCTACTGGCCCGGCTCCGGGCCGAGATCCAGCGCGACGAAAGCCTCTACCGCTCGATCCAGCACGTTGACCGTCTGGAAGATTCCGCCATCAAAGACTCGTCGAAACGATTTCGCATTCAAATCGATTCCAAGACGCGGACGTTTTTCGAGGCGCAGACGGATGCCCTGCGATCCATCGCTCAAGATGTCAGAGGTGGGCTGGCGGCCAATGCATCCGTCTTCTTGCAAGGCAGTCAGGCGGCCATGGAAGTGGATCGAGTTCAGAGCCAGACCCGCAAAACATTAGATTCCGGCCGGCAAACGTACAGCTCCGATTTCGACGAACCTTCCGTGCGGAGCTCGCCAGAAATACCCACCGAAATGCCCACGGAATCCCAGGCGGGGGCGGCGGCATCCACCGCTCAATCCGCCAGTCAACAGTCGCCCAAACGCTCAACGGATTTCGGATCGGATTCGGAGCGTAGCGGGCTGGATTCTTCGGCGCTTTCGAACGTTTCGGTGCTGCCACCCAAAGCTGTTGACGTTCTACTCCAGGAAGAGGCTAAACAGCAGCGGCTGCTGCTCAAGTTGCGCGAGAAGGCGCAGGTCGAGAAAACGCTGGCCGAGCTGGAGCTCCTACAGATGCAGAAGCGCATTTTGCGGGCCCAGGGCGAGCGTGACAAGGCGGCCAGCATCAAAAAGAGACAGCGCGGATTGCTGTTGAAACTGCAGGAGGAGCGGGCGCGCATCGAAGCCCTACGACGCCAGCACAAGAAAGAGGAGCAGCGGAGCAAAGGATCGTCGGATTACCAGCACTACGACAGCAGTTCCTGGGAGACGGACGTGAGCGCTGTCTCTAATTCGACCGTCGGTGCAGGGGACACGTCGGCTTCCATCGTTGGCGAAGCTTCCAATATCGACCAGCCGGCCGATTCGTCATCCACCTCCACTTTCCAGCAAGTCATCAGCGAAGCCGCTCACATTCAG CCACCTTCCAGCAATGACGAAGCGGTCGACGATGACGCCGAGGTGAGCCAGCAACTTAGCCGCTCCACTCGCAGCGAACTGGAAGGTCACGACTCCGGCTCGGCCTTGTCCAATCTCCGGTTACGTGCACCTTTGTCTCCCAGAACGACCGCCGACAGCATACGATTTCGGACGAAATTCCGCCGTCGGCACTCGAGCGGCTCGGACGATTCCATCAACCTGTCTCAGAATG AAACAGCGTCTGACGTCAGCGATGTCGAGAGTCGCCTACTGGCCTTGACAGATCAACTCCAGCGGCGTGAAACGGAAGCCCAGCGTCTGAAGACCGAACACAGGAGGCTCAGCAAGGAGAAATTGAAGGCCCAAGAAAGTGCCTTGATCAAACAGATTGAG GTTTACGACCGTTGTATCACCGACCTTCGTTCCCAGCTGGATGCCGATGCCGAAACGGGCGCAACCGCCAATGCCGTTTTAGCTGTCCGACCTGTCATCCGTCAGCCGCGAGCCCTCATCCGCGCCGATGAGGCCAAGTCGCCAACGTCGGCTCGATCGGAATCCGAGCCCAAGATTTCGGAATCGGAATCGGCCAAGTCGTTGGAGGTGGAAGGAAGTGGACAAACTCCGCCGAGCGAACAGAAAGCAGTAGAACAGTCCTCGGGCAGCTCTTCCATAAGCACTCAAATTCAAACCGAAGCGGATGAGTCCATCGGTCAGCTGAGCGACCATGAATCCGTCCGAGGTGAACTGCTGGTTGAAGAAGGTGAAGCGACCATGTTGCCGGTTGTCGAATCCGCCGAATCGGAAAAATCTCTCTCGGAACTATCAACCGATCCGTCGGCAGCCCAGGATAACCAGGCCGAGATATCCGACTCGGGTCGAACGGATCTTTTCAATCAAACGATGATCATCAAAAGTGACGTTCAAGTCAGAGAAGAATTGGCGGAAGAAATTTCCAGATCCATTTTGGACATCCTGGTGGAGGAAACCATCACTCTGGCCATGCGTTGCCtcctgaagaagaaaaaggagacaGAGGAGGTGGATCCTGTGTCGAGTAAAACATCGGCGGATGTGTTGCAACGTGTCAGCGCTTTGCTGTCAACATCGGCGACGGAAGTGCCCAAGGAGAATCGCTCCCAGTTGTACCTGACCACGACTTTCGATCTTCTCAGTCCCGACGATGGACATTCGCCAATCAGTCATCCGGCCGGAAACTCATTTGCTCCGCCTTGCGATTTGACCAGCGCCGAGGGACGTGACGCTCTCGAGTCGAAACTCAATGATTTGCGTTTCGACAACGAATGGATCGACGACGACTTGGAAGTGGCCCCCGTTCTGCCGGACTCTGCTCCGGACGAAAATCGCGACAAGGTGATCCAGGAAGCCGAGGCCCTGGAGCGCGAACAAAAGCGGATTGAACAGGAGATCCAGCGATTGAGCTCCGGATCGGTTCTTTATTTGCGGGAGATACCCAACAAGCCGCCTCCGCCTTACACTCCGCCGGGCCAGGCCCTCACTTGGCAAAAGATCCGCTCACCAGTCGTGgcggaaaacaaacaaatcgttCCGAAATCCAAAGAAGATGTCGCTCGATATTGTAAGCGCTTTACCGAATTCCTACTCGACAACCACTCGCAGCCAGACATCCCCATTCCGGATGAGCTTCTTACGGTCGATCTCCAATCGCAATCGGATCAGCCAGCTGAATGGCAAGACAATTGCAGGGCTTTCTTGTCCCTGTTGGCCGATTTATCTCGTCTCCACTTGGCGGAGTTGAGCAAACGCAGCACATTCCTGGCCGGTCAGAAATTTGTGGGTGGCAGACCGATCCGGTCGCGCATGGAGCTCGTAAAGGCCGTCGAAAGCGCCGTGCTAGTCCAAATGAATTACCAGCCGCGCTTACTTCGCGAAAGCCAACTGGCCAGGTGGTCGCAGAAGAAACGCGATCGAGTTGATGAAATTCTGGTACGCGAATTGCAAATCGAGGAGAAGTTCTGGACGGATTTCTCCAGCGAAGAAGTTCAAGTCAAACACCAAACAGCCGAGGCCATACTCGATTTGCTGCTGGACGAAACCGCCTTCATTTGCAAACGGATTATGCAAACCGCCAAATAA